The following are from one region of the Halarcobacter sp. genome:
- a CDS encoding methyl-accepting chemotaxis protein: protein MFFSNKKKNKHILEALETIDVYIKNEVNSIDEIIEQDLDKDTKTVINTIKSLSKLIESKQTEDLTLYGEIMLSTEKLSDGYTDDRISITTSNEKLNYISKSINVMSDKIDKNVTEICNILQEYSKQNYLKSIDENLFKGGKLKDLSRGINFLQNEITNNLKTSYKTSMLLKEESNLLLENSSSLFESTSNQAVAIEETSAAIEEITKTVSINTKTAKTMSEQGHMVKDSINKGLNLASKTVHAMNDINESTNAVKEATNIIDQIAFQTNILSLNAAVEAATAGEAGKGFSVVAQEVRNLASRSAEAAKKIKEIVESSTLKANEGKTIADGMIKGYEELNENISKTTELIEKVVDASQEQEHSINLINSSVTQIDMLTQKNASVAQNVKDISLQMNKVANINVEMVCKAEFVGKHEK from the coding sequence ATGTTTTTCTCAAATAAGAAAAAAAATAAACATATACTAGAAGCTTTGGAAACAATTGATGTATATATAAAAAATGAAGTTAATTCAATAGATGAGATTATTGAACAAGATTTAGATAAAGATACAAAAACAGTTATTAATACAATAAAAAGTCTCTCTAAATTAATTGAGAGTAAACAAACAGAAGATTTAACCTTATATGGTGAAATTATGTTATCTACGGAAAAACTATCTGATGGATATACAGATGACAGAATTAGCATAACTACTTCAAATGAAAAACTAAATTATATATCAAAATCCATTAATGTTATGTCAGATAAGATTGATAAAAATGTAACAGAGATTTGTAATATACTTCAAGAATATAGTAAACAAAACTATCTAAAAAGTATTGATGAAAATCTATTTAAAGGTGGGAAATTAAAAGATTTATCAAGGGGGATAAATTTTTTGCAAAATGAGATTACTAACAATCTAAAAACTTCTTATAAAACATCTATGTTATTGAAAGAGGAATCAAACTTATTATTAGAAAACTCTTCATCTCTTTTTGAATCTACTTCAAATCAAGCTGTAGCAATTGAAGAGACTTCAGCAGCTATTGAAGAGATAACAAAAACCGTATCAATAAATACAAAAACTGCTAAAACCATGTCAGAACAAGGTCATATGGTAAAAGATTCTATTAATAAAGGTTTAAATTTAGCATCAAAAACAGTTCATGCAATGAATGATATAAATGAGTCAACAAATGCAGTAAAAGAAGCAACAAATATTATTGACCAAATTGCTTTTCAAACAAATATATTATCTCTTAATGCAGCAGTTGAAGCAGCAACTGCTGGAGAAGCAGGAAAAGGATTTTCTGTAGTTGCCCAAGAGGTTAGAAATCTTGCATCAAGAAGTGCTGAAGCTGCTAAAAAGATCAAAGAGATAGTTGAATCCTCAACATTAAAAGCAAATGAAGGTAAAACAATTGCGGATGGAATGATAAAAGGATATGAAGAATTAAATGAAAATATAAGTAAAACAACTGAACTTATTGAAAAGGTTGTAGATGCCTCACAAGAGCAGGAACATAGTATAAATCTAATAAATAGTTCAGTAACACAAATAGATATGCTAACACAAAAAAATGCTTCAGTAGCACAAAATGTTAAAGATATCTCACTTCAAATGAATAAAGTAGCAAATATAAATGTAGAAATGGTTTGTAAAGCAGAATTTGTAGGAAAACATGAAAAGTAA
- the mog gene encoding molybdopterin adenylyltransferase, with product MSDNIAKIGIITASDRASKGIYEDISGKAIEDTMNDYLKSPWQPVYRCIEDDQKTIEDTMIDLVDNEKCCLVVTTGGTGPAKRDVTPEATENVCDRMMPGFGELMRAESLKFVPTAILSRQTAGLRGSSLIVNLPGKPKSIRECLDAVFPAIPYCIDLMEGPFLETDEEVIKAFRPKKK from the coding sequence ATGAGTGATAATATAGCTAAAATAGGTATTATAACTGCTAGTGATAGAGCTAGTAAAGGAATTTATGAGGATATTTCAGGAAAAGCTATTGAAGATACTATGAATGATTATCTAAAATCTCCTTGGCAACCAGTTTATAGATGTATTGAAGATGATCAAAAAACTATCGAAGATACAATGATTGATTTAGTTGATAATGAAAAGTGTTGTCTAGTTGTTACAACTGGTGGAACTGGTCCAGCTAAAAGAGATGTAACACCAGAGGCAACAGAAAATGTATGCGATAGAATGATGCCAGGTTTTGGAGAACTTATGAGAGCTGAATCATTAAAGTTTGTTCCAACTGCAATTCTTTCAAGACAAACAGCAGGTCTTAGAGGAAGTTCTTTAATAGTAAATCTTCCAGGAAAACCAAAATCAATTAGAGAGTGTTTAGATGCAGTTTTTCCAGCAATTCCATATTGTATAGATTTAATGGAAGGACCATTTTTAGAAACTGATGAAGAGGTTATTAAAGCATTTAGACCTAAAAAGAAATAA
- a CDS encoding Fur family transcriptional regulator — MTKKEEKKFEHFLDEFKTLVTRKGFKNTIQKDCILKILYFSNEHLSAEEITKKVQKDFDLDIGIATVYRSLNFFEQMNIVESLDVGDNTKRFEFKQEQHHDHMICTNCHSIIEFADDFIELNQIKIAEKNGFVLEDHIMTIYGLCENCQ; from the coding sequence ATGACAAAAAAAGAAGAAAAAAAGTTTGAACACTTTTTGGATGAATTTAAAACTTTAGTTACAAGAAAAGGTTTTAAAAATACTATTCAAAAAGATTGTATTCTAAAAATCTTGTATTTTAGTAATGAGCATCTAAGTGCAGAAGAGATTACTAAAAAAGTTCAAAAAGATTTTGACTTAGATATTGGTATTGCTACAGTTTATAGAAGTTTAAACTTCTTTGAGCAAATGAATATTGTAGAATCTTTAGATGTTGGAGATAACACAAAAAGATTTGAATTTAAACAAGAGCAACATCATGACCACATGATTTGTACAAACTGCCACAGTATAATTGAATTTGCAGATGATTTTATTGAATTAAATCAAATCAAAATTGCAGAAAAAAATGGTTTTGTTTTAGAAGACCATATTATGACTATTTATGGACTTTGCGAAAATTGTCAATAG
- the bioV gene encoding pimelyl-ACP methyl ester esterase BioV encodes MTFKYFSGFCLKNEEELFKEYLLDGDFCVAGFSYGAIKAFEEVYSNNKRVDTLQLFSPAFFQTMNTKIKKLQLISFKKDKDTYIKNFLENVSFPENTNMYKYLDEGLESQLDELLNYTWDKDRLQELVDRGIKLEVYLGGKDKIIDHESAKDFFKEFATVYYIKDKGHIL; translated from the coding sequence ATGACATTTAAATATTTTTCAGGTTTTTGTTTAAAAAATGAGGAAGAGTTATTTAAAGAATATCTACTTGATGGAGATTTTTGTGTAGCTGGTTTTTCTTATGGAGCTATAAAAGCTTTTGAAGAAGTTTATTCAAATAACAAAAGAGTTGATACTTTACAACTTTTTTCTCCGGCTTTTTTTCAGACAATGAATACAAAAATTAAAAAACTACAATTAATCTCTTTTAAAAAAGATAAAGATACTTATATAAAAAATTTTCTAGAAAACGTAAGTTTTCCTGAAAATACAAATATGTACAAGTATTTAGATGAAGGTTTAGAATCACAATTAGATGAATTATTAAACTATACTTGGGATAAAGATAGATTACAAGAATTAGTTGATAGAGGGATTAAACTTGAGGTTTATCTTGGAGGAAAAGATAAAATAATTGACCATGAAAGTGCAAAAGATTTTTTTAAAGAGTTTGCAACTGTATATTATATAAAAGACAAAGGACACATATTATGA
- a CDS encoding diacylglycerol kinase, with protein MRNQPKYNFFKNTSYALNGIVDLLKTETSFKIELIIVVLLLPVLIFIDTTLVNKLLMFISLFGMLIAETINSAIERTVDLVTLEHHIMAKRAKDVGSAIVFFSIIVFVVTWLSIFYVIFFQ; from the coding sequence TTGAGAAATCAGCCTAAATACAATTTTTTTAAAAATACAAGTTATGCACTAAATGGGATTGTTGATTTACTAAAAACAGAAACATCATTTAAAATAGAATTGATAATTGTAGTTTTATTGTTGCCAGTTTTGATCTTTATTGATACAACTTTAGTAAATAAACTTCTTATGTTTATTAGTTTATTTGGAATGTTAATTGCAGAAACAATAAACAGTGCAATAGAAAGAACTGTTGATTTAGTAACATTAGAGCATCATATTATGGCAAAACGAGCTAAAGATGTAGGAAGTGCAATTGTTTTTTTTAGTATTATTGTTTTTGTAGTTACTTGGCTTAGTATATTTTATGTAATCTTTTTTCAGTGA
- a CDS encoding AAA family ATPase produces MSQNSNKNALDKNMKLMGLSAIVLLVLFLYTLYKSSDHIQTNSYYFGIIFLLFLLAFAIFARFKQKNIQKFLKINSKNNTQSFSSELSTAQDKTEELNSNIVAVNSNITFKDIAGISEVKGELEEVVEFLNDPSKYLNHGVKLPKGVLLVGPPGVGKTLIARAVAGEADVPFFYQSGASFVQIYVGMGAKKVRELFMKAKASAPAIVFIDEIDAIGKKRGGKTNDERESTLNELLTQMDGFEGDSGVIVIAATNKIEVLDEALLRAGRFDRRVFLNLPNIEDRKKILELYLKAKHYEFDLDTLAQQTSGFSSAALATLINEALLNMIKRESKTLQDIDIELAKNKLEFGKKETQILNEEQKEILSIYQASKAFITKSKVTLFDEKVTIIDSIYPSYTELLENIKRYLSGTIGVEVIKKQKYAVNKQDLEKAYNLAKQIVDEYKMAKDIDSLIEDVSNSLRSELSENSTQITKLKEIMLKNEVIAEDDI; encoded by the coding sequence ATGTCGCAGAATTCAAATAAAAACGCACTTGATAAAAATATGAAGCTTATGGGCTTATCAGCAATTGTTTTATTAGTATTATTTTTATATACACTTTATAAAAGTAGTGACCATATACAAACAAACTCATATTATTTTGGAATAATATTTCTACTTTTTTTACTTGCATTTGCTATTTTTGCAAGATTTAAACAAAAAAATATTCAAAAGTTTTTAAAAATAAATTCAAAAAATAATACACAATCATTTTCTTCTGAATTATCAACTGCTCAAGATAAAACAGAAGAGCTTAATTCTAATATTGTTGCAGTTAATTCTAATATTACATTTAAAGATATTGCAGGTATTAGTGAAGTTAAAGGGGAATTAGAAGAGGTAGTTGAATTTTTAAATGACCCAAGTAAATATTTAAACCATGGAGTTAAACTTCCAAAAGGTGTACTTTTAGTTGGACCTCCAGGTGTTGGTAAAACTCTTATTGCAAGGGCAGTTGCGGGGGAAGCTGATGTTCCATTTTTTTATCAAAGTGGTGCAAGTTTTGTTCAAATTTATGTGGGAATGGGTGCAAAAAAGGTACGTGAACTTTTTATGAAAGCAAAAGCTTCAGCTCCTGCAATTGTATTTATAGATGAAATTGACGCAATTGGTAAAAAAAGAGGCGGTAAAACAAATGACGAGAGAGAATCAACTTTAAATGAACTTCTAACTCAAATGGATGGTTTTGAAGGTGATTCTGGTGTTATTGTTATTGCAGCTACAAATAAAATAGAAGTTTTAGATGAAGCATTACTTAGAGCAGGTAGATTTGATAGAAGAGTATTTTTAAATCTTCCAAATATTGAAGATAGAAAAAAGATATTGGAACTTTATTTAAAAGCAAAACATTATGAGTTTGATTTAGATACTTTAGCTCAACAAACTTCAGGTTTTAGTTCTGCTGCTTTAGCTACTTTGATAAATGAAGCTTTATTAAATATGATAAAAAGAGAATCAAAAACTCTTCAAGATATTGATATTGAATTAGCAAAAAATAAATTAGAATTTGGGAAAAAAGAGACTCAAATCCTAAATGAAGAGCAAAAAGAGATATTAAGTATTTACCAAGCAAGTAAAGCTTTTATAACAAAATCAAAAGTTACACTTTTTGATGAAAAAGTTACAATTATTGATTCTATTTACCCATCATATACTGAACTTCTAGAAAATATCAAAAGATATCTTTCTGGAACTATTGGTGTAGAGGTTATAAAAAAACAAAAATATGCAGTAAATAAGCAAGATTTAGAAAAAGCTTATAACCTTGCAAAACAGATTGTAGATGAATATAAAATGGCTAAAGATATTGATTCTCTAATAGAAGATGTTAGTAATTCATTGCGTTCAGAGCTTTCAGAAAACTCTACACAAATAACAAAGTTAAAAGAGATTATGTTAAAAAATGAGGTAATTGCAGAAGATGACATTTAA
- a CDS encoding PAS domain-containing protein, whose product MNAEIKLDKKTMIVSETDAKGIIVYANEDFCKISGYTKDELIGNPHNMVRHEDMPKAAFKDLWETVQSGNVWKGIVKNKTKKGDYYWVNATAYPSVDAKGNKRYISVRVKPTDKEIEKAISLYKTLK is encoded by the coding sequence ATGAATGCTGAAATTAAATTAGACAAAAAAACAATGATTGTATCTGAAACTGATGCAAAAGGTATTATTGTATATGCAAATGAAGATTTTTGCAAAATTTCTGGCTACACAAAAGATGAACTCATAGGAAATCCACACAATATGGTTAGGCATGAAGATATGCCAAAGGCAGCCTTTAAAGATTTATGGGAAACTGTACAAAGTGGCAATGTTTGGAAAGGTATAGTTAAAAATAAAACAAAAAAAGGCGATTATTATTGGGTAAATGCAACTGCTTATCCATCAGTAGATGCCAAAGGAAACAAAAGATACATCTCTGTAAGAGTAAAGCCTACTGATAAAGAGATTGAAAAAGCTATTTCACTTTATAAAACACTAAAATAA
- a CDS encoding thioredoxin domain-containing protein yields MQNKKMVVFSIVILLVAFFAGGAYYKNLQSENKVKMTKEQAQTLKRPYSLVIGNKDAKVQLVEFFDPACGACAYFYPKVKKLMEDKKGDIQLVLRYAPFHKNANYAVKMLEGAREQGLFEETLEFMFKTQSSWVEHHVVNPQKLWSILANVEGLDMELLGEFMNSTKANDIIKQDIEDTKTLKIDKTPSYFVNGEPLVDFGWDNLVKLIDSHL; encoded by the coding sequence ATGCAAAATAAAAAAATGGTTGTTTTTTCAATAGTAATTTTACTTGTAGCTTTTTTTGCAGGAGGAGCTTATTACAAGAATTTACAAAGTGAAAACAAAGTTAAGATGACAAAAGAACAAGCCCAAACACTTAAAAGACCTTATTCTTTAGTTATAGGAAATAAAGATGCAAAAGTACAATTAGTAGAATTTTTTGACCCAGCTTGTGGAGCTTGTGCTTATTTTTATCCGAAAGTTAAAAAACTTATGGAAGATAAAAAAGGTGATATTCAATTAGTTTTAAGATATGCCCCTTTTCATAAAAATGCAAATTATGCAGTAAAAATGCTTGAAGGTGCAAGAGAACAAGGATTATTTGAAGAAACTTTAGAATTTATGTTTAAAACACAAAGTTCATGGGTTGAGCATCATGTTGTAAATCCTCAAAAATTATGGAGTATTTTGGCAAATGTAGAAGGTTTAGATATGGAATTACTAGGAGAATTTATGAATTCTACTAAAGCAAATGACATAATTAAACAAGATATTGAAGATACTAAAACTTTAAAAATTGATAAAACTCCATCTTATTTTGTAAATGGGGAACCATTAGTAGATTTTGGATGGGATAATTTAGTTAAATTAATAGATTCTCATCTTTAA
- a CDS encoding mechanosensitive ion channel domain-containing protein: MKNILKIFLFASIISINLFAAQEKQIVDEKHIVSNNLKDIEKIEELKQEEEKARLEAEEKQRIEEEKRLAKEKKIEELKATIATIDEKLKDNILLKRYSNYNAYIKITDELADLKKSANKISNKTEEQIHHLTNKIRIKENELELISEYKGSPIGSLINPPEIDNYEQISNPFGIINALSYIKKLENNKREFLSVEKGVREATNLIEEKLYAYLELYNTDPKTEYKEEINFLDKEKRDFTMVLEIVSTTEEVYTRKIEQVILETKSQISVQIEKIFNIAVIIVVFFIVTLLIKMALKKYYSQNENFYMTNKVINFTLVFFVLIVVLFSYIDNVSYIVTILGFASAGIAIALKDWFMSIFGWLVIVTSGSIHVGDRIKVTRDGQQVVGDVLDISLFKITIREDITLTSYTVNRRTGRIFFIPNNYIFSEMIANYTHSGLRTVWDGIDITITFDSNYKKAQHIAKEILKHYSKGYTDITRKQLSKMRNKYQLRATGVEPRVYTFVEPYGIVISSWYLTNSYAALVLRSTMSPEILEAFMKEDDITIAYPTQTVNLGQGAQNLRTPPEDLPEV; the protein is encoded by the coding sequence GTGAAAAATATTCTAAAAATATTTTTGTTTGCCTCAATTATAAGCATAAATCTTTTTGCGGCACAAGAGAAGCAGATAGTTGATGAAAAGCATATTGTTTCAAATAACTTAAAAGATATTGAAAAAATCGAAGAGTTAAAACAAGAAGAGGAAAAAGCTAGACTTGAAGCTGAAGAGAAGCAAAGAATCGAAGAGGAAAAAAGACTAGCAAAAGAGAAAAAAATTGAAGAGCTTAAAGCTACTATTGCAACAATTGATGAGAAATTAAAAGATAACATTTTATTAAAAAGATATAGTAACTATAATGCATATATTAAAATTACTGATGAGTTAGCTGATCTTAAAAAAAGTGCAAATAAAATAAGTAATAAAACAGAAGAACAAATTCATCACCTAACAAATAAAATAAGAATTAAAGAAAATGAGCTAGAGCTTATCTCTGAATATAAAGGTTCACCTATTGGTTCATTAATCAATCCACCTGAGATTGACAATTATGAACAAATATCAAATCCTTTTGGAATCATCAATGCTCTTTCATATATTAAAAAACTTGAAAACAATAAAAGAGAGTTTTTATCAGTTGAAAAAGGGGTAAGGGAAGCAACAAATTTAATTGAAGAAAAGTTATATGCTTATTTAGAACTTTACAACACAGACCCTAAAACTGAATACAAAGAAGAGATAAACTTTTTAGACAAAGAAAAAAGAGACTTCACTATGGTTTTAGAGATTGTTTCTACTACAGAAGAGGTTTATACAAGAAAAATAGAACAAGTTATTCTTGAAACAAAATCTCAAATCTCAGTTCAAATAGAAAAGATATTTAATATTGCTGTAATTATTGTAGTTTTCTTTATAGTTACACTTTTAATAAAAATGGCACTTAAAAAATACTATTCACAAAATGAAAATTTTTATATGACAAATAAAGTGATAAATTTTACTTTAGTATTTTTTGTTTTAATAGTAGTACTTTTTTCTTATATTGACAATGTTTCATACATAGTAACAATCCTAGGATTCGCATCTGCCGGGATTGCTATCGCATTAAAAGATTGGTTTATGTCAATATTTGGATGGCTTGTAATTGTAACTTCAGGTTCTATTCATGTGGGAGATAGAATAAAAGTAACACGAGATGGACAACAAGTTGTAGGGGATGTTCTTGATATATCTTTATTTAAAATAACTATTAGAGAAGATATCACTTTAACTTCATATACAGTAAACAGAAGAACAGGAAGAATTTTCTTTATTCCAAATAACTATATTTTCTCAGAAATGATAGCAAACTATACACACTCTGGATTAAGAACAGTTTGGGATGGTATTGATATTACTATTACCTTTGATTCAAATTATAAAAAAGCTCAACATATTGCAAAAGAGATATTAAAACATTACTCTAAAGGTTATACAGATATAACTAGAAAACAACTTTCAAAGATGAGAAATAAGTATCAATTAAGAGCTACAGGAGTTGAGCCAAGAGTTTATACTTTTGTTGAACCTTATGGAATAGTTATATCTTCATGGTACTTGACAAATTCATACGCAGCTTTAGTTTTAAGAAGTACAATGTCACCTGAGATTTTAGAAGCATTTATGAAAGAGGATGATATTACAATTGCTTACCCAACTCAAACAGTTAATTTGGGGCAGGGGGCACAGAATTTAAGAACTCCTCCAGAAGATTTACCAGAGGTTTAA
- the mtaB gene encoding tRNA (N(6)-L-threonylcarbamoyladenosine(37)-C(2))-methylthiotransferase MtaB → MQFSTNKQKVFFKTFGCRTNLFDTQVMMSNLKDFEVTQDEKEADIVVINSCTVTNSADSTARGYINSLNRFDKPPRVVFTGCGVWTKGENLFKEDKIDSLFGHSEKEHINELLQKEERFFDAGDLEHIDDTIVEEFIGKSRAFIKIQEGCDFRCSYCIIPYVRGDARSYKEDKILEQITTLASNGFGEFILTGTNVGSYGKKQHTSLAKLLKKISMIKGVRRIRLGSVEPIQIDDEFKEIINEPFMAKHLHIALQHTSKEMLKIMNRRNKVLSDLELFEFLRENGYALGTDFIVGHPGETDELWKEAVENLHRFPLTHVHAFTYSKRDGTPSATMKGEVRGDIAKLRYNELVSIIDEKNYNFRKNNTQPLEILIESYKDGIYTGLDQYFNQIEVKSSADLVGDWIFLEEYEAKRDKNVAEFK, encoded by the coding sequence ATGCAGTTTTCAACAAATAAACAAAAAGTATTTTTTAAAACATTTGGGTGTAGAACAAACTTGTTCGATACTCAAGTTATGATGAGTAATCTAAAAGATTTTGAAGTAACTCAAGATGAAAAAGAAGCAGATATAGTAGTTATAAACTCTTGTACAGTAACAAACAGTGCAGATAGTACAGCTAGGGGTTATATTAACTCTTTAAATAGATTTGATAAACCACCAAGGGTAGTTTTTACAGGATGTGGAGTTTGGACAAAAGGGGAAAACCTTTTCAAAGAAGATAAAATTGATTCTTTATTTGGACACAGTGAGAAAGAGCATATTAATGAACTTCTTCAAAAAGAGGAGAGATTTTTTGATGCAGGAGATTTAGAACATATTGATGATACAATCGTTGAGGAGTTTATTGGTAAAAGTAGAGCTTTTATTAAAATCCAAGAGGGTTGTGATTTTAGATGTTCATATTGTATTATTCCTTATGTAAGAGGTGATGCAAGAAGTTATAAAGAGGATAAAATCCTAGAACAAATCACAACTTTAGCTTCAAATGGTTTTGGAGAGTTTATTCTAACAGGAACAAATGTTGGAAGTTATGGAAAAAAGCAGCACACCTCTTTAGCTAAATTACTTAAAAAAATCTCAATGATAAAAGGTGTTAGAAGAATAAGACTTGGTTCTGTTGAGCCTATACAAATTGATGATGAGTTTAAAGAGATTATAAATGAGCCATTTATGGCAAAACATCTTCATATTGCACTTCAACACACTTCAAAAGAGATGTTAAAAATAATGAACAGAAGAAATAAAGTTTTATCTGACCTTGAACTTTTTGAATTTTTAAGGGAAAATGGATATGCTTTAGGTACAGACTTTATTGTTGGACATCCAGGTGAAACAGATGAACTTTGGAAAGAAGCAGTTGAGAATCTACATAGATTTCCTCTAACTCATGTTCATGCTTTTACTTATTCAAAAAGAGATGGAACTCCTAGTGCAACAATGAAAGGTGAAGTTAGGGGAGATATTGCTAAATTAAGATACAATGAATTAGTAAGCATAATAGATGAAAAAAACTATAACTTCAGAAAAAACAATACTCAACCTTTAGAAATTTTAATTGAATCTTATAAAGATGGTATTTACACTGGACTAGATCAATATTTTAATCAAATTGAGGTTAAAAGTAGTGCTGATTTAGTTGGAGATTGGATATTTTTAGAGGAGTATGAAGCAAAGAGAGATAAAAATGTCGCAGAATTCAAATAA
- a CDS encoding TSUP family transporter, producing MEFLDNITTNWIIIFILTGFIAGYIDSIAGGGGMIQVPVLLYSGIPPVFVLAANKSAGMFGALMATIKYAASKKVNWKVVSIAIIPCLLASYLGSSLVMYLPQELIHWAILLSIAIAMISLFKKSKTIKEENIKLTKKSIILSTAPIGFYDGILGPGTGTYLTISMKKFLNLDFLVSTASTKPLNFATNFGSVVAFFFAGKILWLVAIPMGIANICGSYVGSHYAIKGGEAFIKKVLITVLVAMLFANIYKMIFQ from the coding sequence ATGGAATTTCTTGATAATATTACAACTAATTGGATTATTATTTTTATTTTAACAGGATTTATAGCTGGATATATTGATTCTATTGCTGGTGGTGGTGGGATGATACAAGTTCCAGTATTACTTTATAGTGGTATTCCTCCTGTTTTCGTTTTAGCTGCAAATAAATCAGCTGGAATGTTTGGTGCACTTATGGCAACAATAAAATACGCAGCTAGTAAAAAAGTAAATTGGAAAGTTGTTTCAATAGCAATTATACCTTGTCTTCTTGCATCATATTTAGGAAGTTCACTTGTTATGTATCTACCTCAAGAATTAATCCATTGGGCAATATTATTATCTATTGCTATTGCAATGATTAGTTTGTTTAAAAAAAGTAAAACAATAAAAGAAGAAAATATAAAACTAACTAAAAAAAGTATTATATTAAGTACTGCACCTATTGGGTTTTATGATGGAATTTTAGGACCAGGTACAGGAACTTATCTTACAATCTCTATGAAGAAATTTTTAAATTTAGATTTTCTAGTTTCAACTGCTTCAACTAAGCCTTTAAATTTTGCTACAAATTTTGGTTCTGTAGTTGCATTCTTTTTTGCAGGAAAAATTTTATGGCTAGTTGCAATACCTATGGGAATTGCCAATATTTGTGGTTCTTATGTGGGAAGTCATTATGCAATAAAAGGTGGAGAAGCTTTTATAAAAAAAGTTTTAATAACTGTTTTAGTAGCTATGTTATTTGCAAATATCTATAAAATGATATTTCAATAG
- the aroB gene encoding 3-dehydroquinate synthase yields MIVNITLPDKTSYDITIDNLKQLSFDRKVVVVTNPTISGFHLDYLKKHIFAKELSIVTIPDGEEYKNMSTIDTILDHCFEQKLNRSSLLIAFGGGVIGDMTGFAASIYQRGIDFVQIPTTLLSQVDASVGGKTGINNKYGKNLVGAFHQPIAVYIDPYFLTTLPKREFGAGVAEIVKMAVTFNKDFFEWLENNDLNEDENIKIAIAKSVETKAWVVSQDEKEKGLRAALNYGHTFGHVIENETNYNTYLHGEAVGIGMVMANNLAVKIGNMTEDEASRVKLLLEKYNIPTDYEIKDVEDFYEHFFLDKKSLDNKIKFIVPQGIGECEITDRISKSDVIEVLKGFQK; encoded by the coding sequence ATGATTGTTAACATAACTTTACCAGATAAAACCTCATACGATATAACAATTGACAATTTAAAACAATTAAGTTTTGATAGAAAAGTTGTTGTTGTAACAAATCCAACAATAAGTGGATTTCATTTAGATTATTTAAAAAAACATATTTTTGCAAAAGAGTTAAGTATTGTAACTATCCCTGACGGGGAAGAGTATAAAAATATGTCAACTATTGACACTATTTTAGACCACTGTTTTGAACAAAAGTTAAATAGAAGTTCTCTTTTAATAGCTTTTGGTGGTGGAGTAATAGGAGATATGACTGGTTTTGCTGCATCAATATACCAAAGAGGTATTGATTTTGTACAAATTCCAACTACACTTCTTTCTCAAGTAGATGCGAGTGTTGGTGGAAAAACTGGAATAAACAATAAATATGGAAAAAATCTTGTAGGTGCTTTTCATCAGCCAATAGCAGTTTATATTGACCCTTATTTTTTAACTACTTTACCAAAAAGAGAGTTTGGTGCAGGAGTTGCAGAGATAGTTAAGATGGCCGTTACTTTCAATAAAGACTTTTTTGAATGGCTAGAAAACAATGATTTAAATGAAGATGAAAATATCAAAATAGCTATTGCAAAATCAGTTGAAACAAAAGCATGGGTAGTTTCACAAGATGAAAAAGAAAAAGGTTTAAGAGCTGCTTTAAATTATGGACATACCTTTGGTCATGTTATTGAAAATGAAACAAATTATAATACATATTTACATGGTGAAGCTGTAGGTATTGGTATGGTTATGGCAAATAACTTAGCTGTAAAAATTGGGAATATGACTGAAGATGAAGCCTCTAGAGTAAAACTACTTCTTGAAAAATACAATATTCCTACAGACTATGAGATAAAAGATGTAGAAGATTTTTATGAGCATTTTTTCTTAGATAAAAAATCATTAGATAATAAAATAAAATTTATTGTTCCGCAAGGTATTGGTGAGTGTGAAATTACAGATAGAATTTCAAAAAGTGATGTTATAGAAGTACTTAAAGGTTTCCAAAAGTGA